Proteins encoded in a region of the Drosophila gunungcola strain Sukarami chromosome 3L unlocalized genomic scaffold, Dgunungcola_SK_2 000005F, whole genome shotgun sequence genome:
- the LOC128259574 gene encoding probable chitinase 10, which translates to MFPPRLLRIAFVICLLIVLLSPSTDSAQTKTRRRLRRPTTSSRSNLIESKKSTEAPEAEKRIDQITSATTTNVRRTRLRSKAKLGAAAAGGAAAAAAGTALVASGSSLKGKKTKVDDGTPKIVCYYTNWSQYRVKIGKFVPEDIPADLCTHIIFAFGWLKKNKLSSYESNDETKDNVPGLYERMMSLRKANPKLKILLALGGWSFGTQKFKDMSSTRYTRQTFVYSAIPFLRKRGFDGLDMDWEYPKGSDDKKNFVLLLKELREAFEAEAQELKKPRLLLSAAVPVGPDNIRGGYDVPAIASYLDFINLMAYDFHGKWERETGHNAPLFAPSTDSEWRKQLSVDNAASLWVKMGAPKEKLVIGMPTYGRSFTLANPDKHGPNAPASGGGREGVYTKESGFLAYYEICEMLLNGAVYVWDDEMKVPYLVDGDQWVGFDDERAIRNKMHWIKSNGFGGAMVWTIDMDDFKGEVCGGNVKYPLIGAMREELLGISRGKEAKDVNWTAIAATFEDVEEKPEPIKISVDEVLNKVRKPQVLKKQRIKSGANAVDTNTRPAQVFCYLTSWSAKRPGAGKFQPENIDPKLCTHIVYAFATLQDYKLTEATDDDPENYESVIALRDANPDLQILLAIGGWAFGSTPFKELTSNVFRMNQFVYEAIDFLRDYKFNGLDVDWEYPRGAEDRVAYVSLLKELRVAFEGEAKSSGLPRLLLTAAVPASFEAIAAGYDVPEISKYLDFINVMTYDFHGQWERTVGHNSPLFALESATGYQKKLTVDYSAREWVKQGAPKEKLLIGMPTYGRSFELVNDTQFDIGSPSSGGGKAGKFTNEAGFLSYYEVCSFLAADNTTLVWDSEQQVPFAYRGNQWVGFDDERSLKTKTEWLKEQGFGGIMVWSIDMDDFSGRCGSGKYPLLTALSDELKNYKVELEYDGPYESHGPRGAYTTKDPHDVTCAEEDGHISYHKDWADCTHYYMCEGERKHHMPCPANLVFNPQENVCDWPENVEGCHAPTEAPA; encoded by the exons TTTCCACCGCGGTTGCTGCGAATCGCATTTGTGATATGCCTGCTgattgtcttgctctctcccTCGACAGACAGTGCACAAA CCAAGACACGACGACGCTTGCGACGTCCCACAACATCGTCGCGTAGCAACCTCATCGAGTCCAAGAAGTCCACTGAGGCTCCGGAGGCGGAGAAGCGCATTGACCAGATCACctccgccaccaccaccaatgTTCGCCGCACCCGTCTCCGTTCCAAGGCGAAATTGGGAGCGGCTGCAGCCGGAGGAGCTGCAGCGGCGGCTGCAGGAACTGCCCTGGTGGCCAGTGGGTCTTCCCTAAAGGGCAAGAAGACCAAGGTGGACGATGGCACTCCCAAGATCGTGTGCTACTACACCAACTGGTCGCAGTATCGCGTCAAGATTGGCAAGTTCGTTCCCGAGGATATTCCAGCCGATCTCTGCACCCACATTATCTTCGCATTTGGCTGGCTCAAGAAGAACAAGCTGAGCTCGTACGAGTCCAACGATGAGACGAAGGATAATGTTCCCGGACTGTACGAACGCATGATGAGTTTGCGCAAGGCCAATCCTAAACTGAAG ATCCTTCTTGCGCTGGGAGGCTGGTCCTTTGGCACGCAGAAGTTCAAGGACATGTCCTCCACGCGATACACTCGCCAGACCTTTGTCTACTCGGCCATTCCCTTCCTGCGCAAGCGCGGCTTCGATGGTCTGGACATGGATTGGGAATACCCCAAGGGCTCGGATGACAAGAAGAACtttgtgctgctgctgaaggAGCTGCGCGAAGCCTTCGAGGCCGAGGCCCAGGAGCTGAAGAAGCCACGCCTCCTGCTCTCCGCGGCCGTGCCCGTGGGTCCTGATAACATTCGCGGTGGATATGATGTGCCTGCCATTGCCAGTTACTTGGACTTTATCAATCTAATGGCCTACGATTTCCATGGAAAGTGGGAGCGTGAAACGGGACACAATGCCCCACTGTTTGCTCCCTCGACCGATTCCGAGTGGCGCAAACAGTTGTCCGTCGACAATGCGGCCAGTTTGTGGGTCAAGATGGGTGCGCCCAAGGAGAAGCTGGTCATTGGTATGCCCACCTACGGCAGGTCCTTCACGCTGGCCAATCCGGACAAGCATGGACCCAATGCCCCCGCTTCGGGCGGAGGACGCGAGGGTGTCTACACCAAGGAGAGTGGCTTCCTGGCCTACTACGAAATCTGCGAAATGCTCCTCAATGGCGCCGTTTATGTCTGGGATGACGAGATGAAGGTTCCCTACCTGGTCGATGGAGATCAGTGGGTGGGCTTCGACGATGAGCGCGCCATCAGAAACAAGATGCACTGGATCAAGTCGAATGGCTTTGGCGGCGCCATGGTCTGGACCATCGACATGGATGACTTCAAGGGCGAGGTGTGTGGCGGAAATGTCAAGTACCCGCTGATTGGAGCCATGCGCGAGGAGCTCTTGGGCATTTCGCGAGGAAAGGAGGCCAAGGATGTCAACTGGACCGCCATTGCTGCCACATTTGAGGATGTCGAAGAG AAACCCGAACCCATTAAGATTTCCGTGGATGAGGTGCTTAACAAGGTGCGTAAGCCACAGGTTCTGAAGAAGCAGCGCATCAAGTCTGGAGCAAATGCAGTCGACACAAACA CTCGTCCCGCTCAGGTGTTCTGTTACCTGACCAGCTGGTCGGCCAAGCGACCAGGAGCTGGCAAATTCCAGCCGGAGAATATTGATCCTAAACTATGCACCCACATCGTTTATGCCTTCGCCACGCTGCAGGATTACAAGCTGACGGAGGCCACCGATGATGATCCCGAGAATTATGAGAGTGTTATTGCCCTGCGAGACGCCAATCCCGATTTGCAGATCCTTTTGGCCATCGGAGGATGGGCCTTTGGCTCTACGCCTTTTAAGGAGCTCACCTCGAATGTCTTCCGTATGAATCAGTTCGTGTACGAGGCCATCGATTTCCTGCGCGACTACAAGTTCAATGGTTTGGATGTGGACTGGGAGTATCCCCGTGGAGCCGAGGATCGTGTGGCCTATGTCAGTTTGTTGAAGGAACTGCGAGTGGCATTTGAGGGTGAGGCCAAGTCCTCGGGACTGCCACGCCTCCTGCTCACCGCTGCCGTGCCCGCCTCCTTCGAGGCCATCGCTGCTGGCTACGATGTGCCCGAGATCTCCAAGTATCTGGACTTTATCAACGTCATGACCTACGACTTCCACGGACAATGGGAACGCACAGTGGGCCACAATTCCCCACTATTCGCCTTGGAATCGGCCACTGGTTACCAGAAGAAACTGACTGTGGACTACAGTGCCAGGGAATGGGTGAAGCAGGGTGCTCCCAAGGAGAAGCTGCTCATCGGCATGCCCACCTACGGACGCAGCTTCGAGCTGGTCAACGACACCCAGTTCGACATCGGATCGCCCTCCTCCGGCGGCGGCAAGGCCGGCAAGTTCACCAACGAGGCCGGTTTCCTCAGCTACTACGAGGTCTGCTCTTTCCTTGCCGCGGACAACACCACCCTCGTCTGGGACTCGGAGCAGCAGGTGCCCTTCGCCTACCGCGGCAACCAGTGGGTGGGCTTCGATGATGAGCGTTCCCTCAAGACCAAG ACCGAGTGGTTGAAGGAGCAGGGTTTCGGTGGCATCATGGTGTGGTCCATTGACATGGACGACTTCTCTGGCCGCTGCGGCAGTGGCAAGTACCCGCTGCTGACCGCCCTGAGCGACGAGCTGAAGAACTACAAGGTGGAGCTGGAGTACGATGGACCCTATGAGTCCCACGGCCCACGAGGAGCCTACACCACCAAAGATC CTCATGATGTGACCTGCGCGGAGGAGGATGGACACATTAGCTACCACAAGGATTGGGCCGACTGCACCCACTACTACATGTGCGAGGGCGAAAGGAAGCACCACATGCCCTGTCCCGCCAATCTGGTCTTCAATCCCCAGGAGAATGTATGCGATTGGCCCGAAAATGTCGAGggatgccacgcccccacggAGGCGCCCGCCTAA